GAAATACAGATTTGCTCGCTGTCTTGCACTGtctcatgattttttttcttttcttagagCTACGATCTGATTTAGTTTTGAAGACAATTTCTTACCTGTGTGTGACTGGTGAGATTCGACCCATGAGTGCATACGCTGTTATACTTTGAAGATGAAAAAATAAACCATTCAGTCCTAACGCTAACACTAAAATTTGGTCTGGAAGCCCTTCTTTAAATGGATTATCCTGTAGAGAAAAAGGAACACATTTATTAGTACTAGTTGATAAATTTCATACCCAGAAATGGAGGTATACTATTTTTCAGAGGGCAAgtccttttttatatttttccaaagggcacttctatgggAATTTTACAAGAGGTATCAAGGCCAAGTAGGGCacttaattattttgattaaagcTTTTAATCGGGTCTTTCTTCAGCTGCCCCACGCATCTGGAACATATAaccttagatcttgtctttgttccataaaattcaaatctcttctcaaaacttatcttgtgtcacaggttttcaaggactaatttagttgtgtttttttttcttcttttgtttttttttggtttcaCTGCGCATTGAACACCCAGCAAggtgtgcattacaagtctaTATTAATATCAAAGCTTTGCCATACAGGCGCGTCACGTAGTATTGATACTCTACGTCCACAGCTGCCATAGAGGACGTCAGCATTCTCTGTGTTCTATTTCTTCAAAGTTAATGCATGAATTTAGGTGGAAATATTGACACCAAATTTGAAATTTCCCATATGActagtgcagtatcttgccgcCCAGAAAGGCCATGGAATGTACACAGTCACTCTTTTTGTGAACAAAGTTACAAATAATTGAGCATTTAAGAAATACATTATAAACGCGCGTTTGTTTTAAATACTTACTAGGAAATACCACGAcggtaaaagtaaaaccactgCAGCTGTACTTGTATAAAACTGGAGCTCAGGAGGACTATATCAGAAAGagagaaataaaataacacttttttttttaaagtaaccaTCAACTCAACATGAACAAGATTGTTACTTTACCAAACAGTGTCTGCATTGTTCAACAATATGCAGTgtgaattaaagacagtggacactattggtaattatcaatagatctcaacatatgcataaaaaaaaaactctgaacatttgagctcaattggtcgttgcagttgcgagatatattggaaaaaaaaccaccatcgtcacaccaagttgtgtgctttcagatgcttgatttcgagacctcaaatctaaatctgaggtctcgaaatcaagtttgtggaaaattacttctttctcgaaaactacgctacttcagagggagccatttctcacaatgttttatactatcaacctctccccattactcattaccaagtaaggttttatgctaacaattattttgagtaactaccgatagtgtccactgcctttaacagtgcGGAAAATACCTGTTTTTAAAGGTAAAGTACACCATTGGTgtttggaactgtttgattgttttagtcttatataaatatagatatatacaataaaaataacttgTGGAAATTTCATATCAAGAGGTcgttgcgtttttgagatgttgcCGAAAATCCAGAACGataatgtccatgcaggaagaataatccatatctgaaaaacacaatctgagaggcgttactCTCAGAAATGTTTGGGGGATAACAACTgcttccataaccacattaccaGTACACTGCTGAAGCATTAAAGCACCTTACTACATTTTTAGTATTGTTCTTACCTATATCTGTGTGAAGATCCACTTAAAAGCTTTTTGgaaaatacattttgtagactgtggaaaaagaaaagaagaaaatttAACACTGGAAAATATATCTTGAACTGAAACTCACGCAAGAGCAAAAACAGAAAAGCAAGGCACAAAACCTTGACCACTGTTTACAGTTTTCGACGGCACCAAAAAAAGacgaaaaaaagagaaaacttgCAGATCAGctgaaaatttgcatgactggttattacaaaaaaagagaaactgactgggtaagtttgaaacagttttaggttaaaaacaaaagaaaaattgacaggaccaggacttgaaccaacgattAATGTACCTGCGCTCTACAGACCGAGCAATTCAGCCCCAAGATGGCGTTCTCCATATTAGTCAAAATCTTTATTTGGAGGGtaggaggtggggggggggggggggtaagggggtgtgggggtgtgggggggggggggttagggggtgtgggggtgtggggggggggggttaggggcCATTCAGAAGCAATATAACCATTAACTGTtggtacaacctgggaagcggcaacCCCGAACATAGGGCTGGaatgctcagttggtagagcgcttgCACAAtattccggaggtcgttggttcaaatcccgctccagtaaagttttgtttgttcaaaACTTAAAACTATCAATAACTGATGTACTCACCAGTCAACAAAGTTGGTTGCTATGGCCGCCGAAAAACCAATCGCAGTGAAGCTGAGCTCGTAACAGCTGGTCAGGGCCAATCCCCCCATGACTGGAACTAATGCTAAATTAACCCACAAACCCGTCTTTTCCCGCAGCATGAGCCGCGCTATGATGACGGTGAAGAGTGGAGCGGAGCTTTTTATCGTTTCTGTGAAGGACACCGCGATATTCTTGAGACTCACAAGACCTAGGATCACGGTGGAGAACCTTCGAAGGAGAAAGTACAACGGTAATTTAAATGGATTGTCCtgtaaaagaaagaaacacataCACTCAGCCTGCATACATTAATTGTATTCTCAGGAAtggaattaataataataatatagaagtcttatatagcgcatttatctaccaacaaggtactcaaggcgctgagtatatacaaactttcagaaagataggttatattgcagtgatgaattctgagacccaattatttagcaccttataagggtttataaagtgctacggcgcatacagcagccgcagccaggaacactggggcaaaccccttctcttttcgaaaagtgcaatgggttcttttacatgcgttacacaacacatgggaccaacggctttatgtcccatccgaaagacgaagcaaAGTGTcctgctaaaggacacaagtgtcacggctggggattcaaacccacactctgctgatcagaaacaccagagtttgaattcggtgctcttaaccacacGGCCATGACACAAGGTTATTCCAGTTTGCAAAAGTGAACTTCTATAGTATTGTTGAAGAGTTGCAGTTGGTTAGATTCTCAGGAAtggaattatattttttttgagagggcaaggctattccattttgcaaagggcacttctatgggAGTTTTTGAAGAGGCAGCGAggccaaaacttttttttcttctttttttttctatatcCCGGGGGATAATGGTTTATTCacaacatttcacaaaaacgTACATCAGATtgtcaaaacaaacatacagtaTTAGTGAAAGCAAGACACAGCGTATTTAAAGAGAATTAACCCTTAGAACATTAATCTTGAAAAAGAACAGAATAGTGATCCCATTTATGATAGAAACTGGCCAACTTATTGTTACAAGTGGAAATAAATTTTTCCATGGCATAATAATTTTTGAGTTCTGTTTTGAATACTAAGAAGGATGGTTTGTTCttggacattttcattttgtagatATGCAAACggcaaattaataaaataaggtCAGTAGCTTTACACTTAAAGTCTGTTTTGCCAAATAAAATGTTTCATGGTCAAGGATGATGTTACGCTTAGTCTTGTAATTAATCCATGAAGCAACTGCTGTCCAAAAAGAAATTGTAGCGGCACATGagcaaaacaaatgaacaaGAGTCTCCTCCTGgctattacaaaaagtacataaactAGAGTCcagcttttttattttgaaaagaaaactgtTTGTGCCTAGAATTCTATGAATAAGTCTATACTGGAACCATGGCGAGGCCAAGACTTAACTAGAGACTTGCCAAACAGACATGTCATACGCTATACTCTATGTCCACAGGTGCCATAGAGGGCGCCACAGCAGTAGAACGGTAATTTGCACATTTAAAGCATCTCAAAACTCCTTCagattgtatattattttttgtttttacccatacaccgatgtgtgttagtagcactgtatactcggtactttccccccccccccccccgagtcctgtgaaaaaatatcacaggcatattactgggGTAGGATTCAGCCCAACGACTTTTGCAATTctacagcagtgtcttaccaactagactactgaggttgcccggtagctagaggcagtttgaatactatgttttggcagcgggtaccgcaacgacaTAAGAGATGTTactcgggttcgaatccctcccgagtaaacatgcctgtgatattttttcacaggactcactCTCGGGAAAGattgtacagtgctaacacaacatcggtgtatgggtaacaaaccaaaattaaattaCTGACCTCATGATACCCAGTATCACCATGTTCCATAGGAACCCTTTGGGTCGTTCATCTTGGCTCTGATGACGGTACAGACAACAGGGTACGTACATCTTGAAGAAACCGCAGATAGTGGTCACAAGCATCTGAGTTGAACCTGCAATGCAAACAACCAATATTATCACTTGCAGCACTctcctttggtaatattgtcaaaggccagtatcctcactttgtGTAACCCAACGCATCAAATAACAAGatctgtgaaaagtttgactgaactggccatcaaagttgcaagtgAGTAATGAAgaattgttgcacaaacttgtgtgcttttcagatgcctaatataAAACAGgcttctttaaaggaacacgttgccttggaacggacgagttggtctataaaaagcgtttgaaactgttcgTTATGAAATGTacatggctagaaagatgttttaaaagtagaatataatgatccacacaagtatcactcaaaattgcacggttttctttttacgtcgcgaactatcacggtcggccatttatgggagtcaaaatattgacccccataaatggccgacgtgctagtcgacgaggtaaatggaaaaccacgcaatttcgaggcatgtttgtgtggatctttgtattctacttttacaacatctttctacccatatgcattttataaaaaacggttacaaacgcttttcaaagaccaactcgaccgatccaaggcaacgtgttcattaaATATTTGAGGGAGGAaattcctctttctcaaaaactacataacttcagagggagccgttttttcacaatgttttatactatcaacagctctccactgcttgtaaccaagtaagtttttatgctaaaacaatttttttgagtaattcagtgcctttaaaacagtggTCCTTTGGCCACATGCCAGCTAAAATACATGAGGACCAGTACAAAAAATCATTGAGTGCGCCAGCACATGCATGGCTTTGAATGGTCGCGACTTCGACAACTAGCAACTAATTTTATATTCCAAAGATACATTGCGGCGAACTGTTTGCCACAGGCgcaatatagtaaaattcacgctgaaaggattgatGGATTGTGTTTCGCTCGATGTCTGATTGTATTTGGTAGGCGCTTTATATTACAGAAAATTGGCTAGGACTAACTACTTCAGCtatataggatcgtaattagcTGCACTtctgcggagtcagttcttgaagtggtctcaacatttcgactagcttgctctagttatCGTCACTAACTTATATTGtcgtgaatagtcgtgagcgacagAATTGGTTCACTAAGCAGGAAGTGGCTTCTTTTTTTGAAGTAATAATATATAGGATCGCAATTAGCTGCACTtctgcggagtcagttcttgaattggtctcaacatttcgactagcttgctctagttatCGTCAGTAACTTATATTGttgtgaatagtcgtgagcgacagaattggttcaccaagcaggaagTGGCTTCTTTTTTTGAAGTACTCCAATCGTGGTGGTATGATTACCCGAGTATTGAAAAGCGGAAGCCGCAACTCGaataagcaatcaatagttgcTATTGACATTAGTCGCACtcgtcgcccaggcctaatatcAATGTATAGACCCTACTACATACTAACCAAGCATTCCAGGTTCTCCACCAAGTGTACTAAGTATATATTTGTTCAGGAATAGCGTACAAAAGCTAAAGAAATACCAGAGTACAAGATATGCCAGTGCCCTGTAGGTCAACAAATTGTCTTGTCTGGAGTTGTTTCTTTTTATCCTTAATCGAGGCCTCGGCTTCTTGTAGGAGTGCATGCTACTGTTAAGGTTCTGTGGATGTGTCCGCCGTGGCGATGATGGCACCTGGTGGTTCGAGCTCGAGCTTGCCAGAGATGGCGACGGCGGAGGCGTGCTCGATGAAATCCGACGCGGAGAACTGACTTTGTCGTTCAGATCTGCGCTTCCGGTCTGGTGGATCGCAGAAGCTGTTGACGCCGCGGCAGCACTGCTGGCGGCGATCGCTGGGGATCCATTCCCAGATGAGTACCTAGTCCGCACAACAACATTCTCCAAAGGATGTGGTCGGTGCCTTGTTTCAGCGTCAAGACCGTAGGTAGCAGATTGTTGGTTAGGTAGTACCTCCACGCTACCCTCAATCCCAACTGCTGTATATTCAGTCGCCATGATGACTTAAAAAATAGTGAAGCTTCTAAATGCTAGGATTTATTTCTACAGATCCCTCTATACCCTAGACTTGTGTAGGCTAAGTCTCAGGCATATCCTTAAATCCAAGTTTTCCCTGTCCTGGGATTGGATGGGAAAAGCTGCTTCTTTCTGGAAAATCAGGTTCGGACAGGGAAGTCGGAGTTCATCTGCTGCTTCTGTTGTTCTAGCCATGGATGGGAAACATCACAGTACGGGCGTTCCAGTCTATCAAAGACATTTGATGAATCGATTAGCTTATCAAACCTGTATTGTATGGAAACATTCAAATGCataaattattgttatcattCATTCTTATTTTATCTTTCTGGCAATGAAGCCAAAAATGTGCTTGCTATGATTATGacatgaaccagaaacactgcgGTTAACCCCTATTCTCCCACCATCCATTTAAAAGTAAGTGTTCAGGGTTCTTTTATGTGAATTACATCGATAAATACTATGTTTTTACTACCATGTTTTTATGATTCTATAATTTTCATGGTTAATAAACAATGAATGTTTTGAAAGGTTGGTGCTTAATTGTGACGATGGTTTGTAAAACATATGGTTTTAAACTTTCAGGTTTTATGAATTATGATGCTTCAAAGTTTTTGTGGTTTTAATGTTAGTTATAAACCATCTGGTTTTCTTATTTAATAGCTCAATGACCATGGATAATGGTTTTATAAtctatattttgttaaaaattcaaatcaatgttttataataattcATAATTTATCAACTTTGATTTGAATGTAACTAATAttcatttgtttacaaattatttattattgttaaatattcatgtgttcattttatttaaaaagcaCAAAACATTTACTTTCTTGGTTAggcaaaacacacaaaaagtaATTTTGACGGCATTTAGACATCATCACTTTCTATTTTGATTTCATAATTTACATCAATAAAAATCGTTACAGAAaccacagtaaaaaaaaaacatgtcaacaAACAACACATAATTCACAAAACAAATGTAATAAAAGACGTTAAAcagaaaatgaaacaaaaaaacctacCGTTCATAGAGGGCCGCATACTACGTACTTCTTTGACATAATCaatataaacatgataaatggAGGGAAACATTGATCAATCATGGATGAACAAATACACCGTGGATAAATTCACGCCGCACGACAAGAGCCTAGACCAGCAGCAGTCAGGTGGTGCAGATGTCAGCAATTTCCTGACACTACAAGATGGTACCCGTGCCTTGGTTTGATGATTGATTTGAGAGAACGAAACCAGCGGATATTTATACGTACACGTGTCCGCTGCACCAAGCTGAAGCTAGCCGCGAATTCTCAGCCGCAAATTCCCAGCCGCGAATACCAGCCGCGAATTCTCAATTTACGGCCGAAAAGTCCAGCCGCTAATTCGAGCCGCCACGCCAGCCGCGAATTTCTATACCAAAGTAGTTTCACGAAGCGACAGGATTTCCTAAGTTGTTCATCCACATAAGCCACTATTtcttaaattttgtaaaatcatGGCAATTTTGAATGttggttttgtaaaattttggtcATAATAACAAAATGTAGGCCAAATTAGGTTAAGataattgaattttaaatgcTTTAGTCGATCCATCAAACTATAATGGTTACATATCGACTTTCTGAATAtcagttgttttgaaaataaaataaaataataaacattgcaTTGAACGAAATCTACCTAATGTGATCCACAGATAATAAATTTAGTGTTAAATCTTTTAGACACTAAATTAATATTCCATTGCAGCTTTACTAGGTCATCTAATTAGTTCCTAATTACATTTATTTGGCaggtgttttttgttaatagcaaaagtagtcactttaaaacgcAATTTACGTTGcataattaacaaaaaaattaattttagtggtttaattaggcaccaattagatggtctAATAAGCTGCAACGGAATTTTTCGATGTGTTacgaaatggtcttaatgattaaacactaaaaagtaacaatttgttaattatctgaagtacattttgttttaaagtgactacttacattatttctttgataaaaattcacttcaaattagacaaaacccacaacatataaagtgtttCATTTAAGAATTAATTagttggtgtaattagctgcaacggaatatttcaatgtgttatgaaatggtcttaatgattaaacactaaaaagtaaccatttgttaattatgtgaggtacattttgttttaaagtgactacttacgttatttctttgataaatattcatttcaaatgagacaaaactcacaacatataaagtggtttaattaggcaccaattagatggtgtaattagctgcaacggaatatttcaatctgttatgaaatggtcttgatgatcaaacactcaaaattaattatttgtcaattttgtgaggtacattttgttttaaagtgactaagTACGTTGATTTAGTTagtaaaaattcccttcaaaagaGACAAACCCCACACAATATATTAAATGGTAAAACTAGGAACAAATTTGTTGTTCTAATTAGCTCAACGGAATATTtagatgtgttatgaaatggtcttaatgattaaattatttgttaatgaCGTACGGTATTTTGGTTTTacgattttctttttcaaaacaactgCAGAGAGTCGACTACGTTACTATTAAAGGTTGATGGATCGAATAAAGCATTAAACAATCAATTATCTTACCCTAATTTGGCCTCCATTTTGTTATAATGAAcgaaattttacaaaacaaatattcaaaattGCCATGAGTTTACCAActgaaaccatggaggtaggaatcctacctccatgacgAAACTAAACAAACAGTGGCTAAAGTGTGGGTGAACAACTTAGGAAATGTTGTCGCTTCGTGAAACGGGAAACGCGCGGCTGGCGTGGCGACTCGAATTAGCGGCTGGACTTTTCGGCCGTAAATTGAGAATTCGCGGCTGGCATTCGCGGCTGGGAATTCGCGGCTGAGAATTCGCGGCTAGCTTCAGCTTGGTGTCCGCTGCCTACATACCAAAGCCAAGCCAAAGACGGTCGCGACTAGATTGCGGCTATGGCTGTTTCTAAGGACAGCTTTGGAGGACCATGCTTTtctaaagatgctatgtcagatttgtggccgatttgacccaaatttttgatttaaaattcaataggtattttgatgggggtcgagaaagttacaagctttaaaggaacacgttgccttggatcggtcgagttagtcttcgAAAAGTGtccgtaaccgtttgttataaaatgcatatgggtagaaagatgttgtaaaagtagaatacaatgatccacacaaaaattcaataggtattttgatgggggtcgagaaagttacaagctttaaaggaacacgttgccttggatcggtcgagttagtcttcgAAAAGTGtccgtaaccgtttgttataaaatgcatatgattagaaagatattttaaaagtagaatataatgatccacacaagtatcactcgaaattgcgtggttttccttttacctcgttgacaaacacggtcggccatttatgggagtcaaacttttgactcccataaatggccgaccgtgttaattcgcagagtaaaaggaaaaccacgcactttcgaggcaaatgtgtgcggatcattgtatcctacttttaaaacacctttttaaccatatgcattttataacagacggttacaaacgcttttcaaagaccaactcgaccgatccaaggcaacgtgttcctttaaatctagTACTTTTGCCTTTTTCCTTCAGTGATGTCCGGTCCCAGCATAAGATCGCGTTTTGCTCTATTTGCAagtgggggaaaaaatcaaGTCTTACAACACTAagatggaaaacaaaaatattttgggATGTGTGAACATAAAACATTGAGATTACTGCTGGTCTTTCTCATTTTATTCAtgattgaaaacattcagtCGGGTTTTCCAAATGCGATAAATGACATTaaaaaagaagttgtaaaaatatgatgattttttttttaatgtaaattagttttgttttcttcttgtcctaaaaacaagtccaatttattctacctccatgtcaTGGTCAAACCACTCCGTGGTAAAACCAACCTAGTCAATTGTAAGTGAAAGTTATAGAACAGAAGAAGGAGGTGCTCAAATCAACCAATTCTAAAACAAAACAGGTTTTTATTCTTTCTGGTTTTAACTATGACTTTTTAACTAACTACATGCGCAATTATTGCATCAAATGTTACAAAGTGCGGCgatggattgggggggggggctctcgggattgactgattgattgaggGCGCTACTTAATTTTACTGTTTCGTgtatggtgtttttttaatttttatttaatgtagAACAATTATTTCCTTCCTGTCTAAAAACTCGAAATTTAacacacaaaatacaaacacgAAAACAAGTTAAGGGGTTCATTCTCTCAAACGAAAAGCTTATGGGATTGATTTGCTGTGCGATACTTCTTGACAATAaagttatattattttttaagatcGAGCAGTAGCCATAAAACAGTCGTATACAAACGATGGCGGATTGTTGAAAAGAGGTGTACGAACACGAGAATTATTTTCGCGCAAATAATTCGGTAAGATTTAGAGACAATTGTTATCCTGTAATATAACATGTGACAATTTAGATGATACTTTATTGTGGTGAGATGAGATGTAActtatattttgaaaaaaacatggTTCTCAACAAAGCTTTGGGATACTTTCACTTTGCAATCTCCGAGCTGCGTTGTGTTGTGTATTAAGTTTTACACGTGTGTATAGCGATACATCTGATATTTCCgacaccacaaaaaaaaattgtgacttGCTTGCTTTTTAGGTAGTTTATTAGCATGTTTAGTTTATCATTTTACTTTCACATTACTATTTACTTATGTAACT
The DNA window shown above is from Asterias amurensis chromosome 18, ASM3211899v1 and carries:
- the LOC139950676 gene encoding solute carrier family 35 member E2B-like, translating into MATEYTAVGIEGSVEVLPNQQSATYGLDAETRHRPHPLENVVVRTRYSSGNGSPAIAASSAAAASTASAIHQTGSADLNDKVSSPRRISSSTPPPSPSLASSSSNHQVPSSPRRTHPQNLNSSMHSYKKPRPRLRIKRNNSRQDNLLTYRALAYLVLWYFFSFCTLFLNKYILSTLGGEPGMLGSTQMLVTTICGFFKMYVPCCLYRHQSQDERPKGFLWNMVILGIMRFSTVILGLVSLKNIAVSFTETIKSSAPLFTVIIARLMLREKTGLWVNLALVPVMGGLALTSCYELSFTAIGFSAAIATNFVDCLQNVFSKKLLSGSSHRYSPPELQFYTSTAAVVLLLPSWYFLDNPFKEGLPDQILVLALGLNGLFFHLQSITAYALMGRISPVTHSVANTAKRALLIWLSVIVFNNQVTLLSGIGTAVVVLGVFLYNRAREHEQQNSSNEAMTREVKKSPNPPV